The Salvelinus fontinalis isolate EN_2023a chromosome 9, ASM2944872v1, whole genome shotgun sequence sequence GCAGTCAGCCGCATCCCCCTAACCAGCCATTAGCCTACTCAGCTGCTTCTCGCCGTCCGTTCTTTATGCACATCAGTTTTGAAAATGTTATTTAGCCGTGATGGCGAGTTGGGGTGTGCAGACAGTCATGGGGTTTCTGTTGTTACATTTGTTTAATTATTAGAGCAGCTCCCAGGGTGAGCAAAGTGGATAGGTATCTTTTCATTTCGCCTGTAAGAACAAGCAGGCCATTTTGTGAGTTTTTGGTTTCATAACAAACGACCTTGTTTAGTCATGTTACCTGGCTAGCTAGCGAACACCATGGTACCTTGGCTATGCGCACATTTGGATGGCGCAGGGAAAAGGACTAGATAGCCTAGTCAAAGAGATGCTTCAAAGGTAGGATGCATATGTCTAATCAATATAATTCTATTCTCAATCTGAGGGGGTGGATCACCATACTACTAGGTATTGTGGTAGTTGGCCTGGTATCACGTTGTTAGTAAAATCAGAATACCCTTTATTCGACAAGTACATTTACACATACTCAGAATATTACTtagtgatatggtgctgctagtgatagacaataTTTAGAGACAGAATACAGACAGCGGCGTTTAAACAAAGTTTACATACATGATATACAACTAGGTAGAGTGAGCATAGAGCTATAAGAGAATGAGCAGTTATACAAATATACAGTGGGTgtacggttgatatacagtgggtatacggttgatatacagtgggtatacggttgatatacagtgggtatacggttgatatacagtggctatacggttgatatacagtgggtatacggttgatatacactgggtatacggttgatatacactgggtatacggttgatatacactgggtatacggttgatatacactgggtatacggttgatatacagtggctatacggttgatatacagtgggtatacggtttatatacagtgggtatacggttgatatacacTGGGTATACGATTGATATACACTGGGTATACGATTGATATACActgggtatacggttgatatacagtgggtatacggttgatatacagtgggtatacggttgatatacagtggctatacggttgatatacagtggctatacggttgatatacagtggctatacggttgatatacagtggctATACGGTTTATATACAGTGGCTATACGGTTGATATACActgggtatacggttgatatacactgggtatacggttgatatacagtgggtatacggttgatatacactgggtatacggttgatatacagtgggtatacggttgatatacagtgggtatacggttgatatacagtgggtatacggttgatatacagtggctatacggttgatatacagtggctATACGGTTTATATACAGTGGctatacggttgatatacagtgggtatacggttgatatacagtgggtatacggttgatatacagtggatatacggttgatatacagtgggtgtaaaaatgtacagtatcagtatgaaTATACCTAAATGTAGAGAGACAAACATAACATTTCCATCGATTTCTCGTGTTTCCGTGAAACATTTTTTTCAACTTTTTGAAccctcaccagtttgcatccctgtACTTTACAGAGCTCACCAGATCCCCCCTGCCTTCTTCAAGGAGTCTATCTTTACTCTTTATAGTCACTTAGACAGCTCAGGGTAACGTTTTCACACCTTTGTTCTACTTCTGGGGAACTCAAAGGCATATCACACCTTTACtgacatgttttattttatttgtaactTTTTCTCTGTTGTGGATGAGTGATTCCTCTCACTGCGGGTCTCAGCTGGCAGCCTGCCcattgttctgtcgttctccctttTGGACACCAGGGGACAGACTCTGCTTGATACAGCTATGAAGAGATTTGAGAGATTGCCAAAGTAGATGGTATCTATctgataactctctctctcccttccaactttctccatctttctctctctctctctctcctttctctcctttctctcctttctctctcctctctctctctctctctctctctctctctctctctctctctctctctctctctctctctctctctctctctctctctctctctctctctctctttctctttctctttctctttctctttctctctttctttctctctctctctttctctctctctctctctttctctctttctttctctctctctctttctctctctctctttctctctctctttctctctctctttctctctctctctttctccctctctgcaggCGGTGGTAGTTCCCCAGGCAGgggggcagctgtggttgtttGGCGGGGAGTTTGCGTCTCCTGACGGGGAGCAGTTCTACCACTATAAAGACCTCTGGGTTCTTCACCTCTCCACAAACACCTGGGAGCAGATCAAGTGAGGGAGCCATATTGCTATTGTAGTAATAGTGGGTTAAACGTATGTTTGAGATGCTACTAGATAAACCtgtttgtgtcagtgtgtgtgtgaattcaaGTGTTGTGTCTGTAACCCAGGGTTCCAGGTGCACCCTCTGGTAGGAGTGGACATCGTATGGTCCTGAGTAAGAGGCAGTTGCTGGTGTTCGGAGGCTTCCACGAAAGTGCTAGGTAAGGAGAGATGATGGGAGGAGCTATTGTGTCAGTTAAGGAGAGGTGATAGGCGGAGTAATTGTAGGAaataagaggagaggaaagagaaccTTCTGGCTAGCTTTATGGAGGTCAAACTATCACAATATTAGATACAGCCGCTGCATGAAATATGCAAAATGAACTAGATTATTTTGTTGATAGTATACTTCTTATATTGCAGGGATTTTATCTACTACAACGATGTACACGCCTTCAGTTTGGACTCTTTCACCTGGAGTCGCCTCTCCCCCTCCGGCAACGGCCCCTCCCCTCGCTCAGCCTGCCAGATGACCTCTACCCCCGATTGCTCCGGGGTCATCATCTACGGAGGATACTccaaagtggtgtgtgtgtgtgtgtgtgtgtgtgtgtgtgtgtgtgcactcaacAGGTTCTTAAGTTTGCTCATGTTAATTCGATATGATATTGAGAGATATGCAGCAAGTCTTTGAATAACTCCATGACATTTTAATCAAAGTTGTGTTTTATTGTTCCCTATTAGAAAGCTAAGAAAGATGTGGAAAAGGGAACCATCCACTCTGACATGTTTCTTCTCAAGAGAGATGGCAAAGAAGAACAAGGTACAGTGATGCTCAGGCTTATACTTACTATTGGCTACAGACTAGCCTGGACATATAAAACGCAGGGCAGAGAGGCAATGGGATTTCTGTTCACATAACATTGCTCCTCATGTTTATTTTCTCCCTGTCCCTTTCAGAGAAGTGGTTGTGGTCTCGGGTGAGTCCCTCAGGCTCCAAGCCACCCGCCCGGTCGGGCTTCTCCCTGGCTGTGGGGCCCACGGGCCGGGCGCTGCTCTTCGGAGGGGTGTGTGACGAGGAGGAAGATGAGACTCTGGAGGGGGACTTCTACAACGACCTTTACCTGTATGACATCAACAAGCACCGCTGGTTCCCTGCTCAGCTCAAGGTAACTGCTGGAAACCTCCATTTTGGCACATACAGTAAATATAATGTTTACTTGGACATTTGTAAGCAACTGTGTTAATATTATTGTTGTTGACCTGTTTTTCCCTCCCCTTGTCCAGGGCTGTAAGTCGGAGAAGAAGAAGCGTCGAcgggggaagaagggaggggagacaggggagggttcagggcagggtcaggaggaggaaggagcagCAGCACAGGGACCTGTGGAGGTCATCAAGGAGATTGTCACTGAAGACGGAACGGTCATGACCATCAAGGAAATAATCCCCGGGACACAGGCggaggaagagagtgaggaagaggaggaggaggaaggtgaggaAGGTGCCTCGGCCATCCTTGTCGAGCCTTGTGCTCGCTCCAGTGCCATGGCAACAGTGAAATATGGGAAGCTGTATTTGTACGGGGGCATGTTTGAGGTGGGCGACCGCCAGTTCACCCTCAACGACCTGTACTGTCTGGACCTCCACAAGATGGACCAGTGGGAGGTGCTGGTCGAGATGGACCCCAGTAAGTAAGAGGGAAACTGGGattttctgtctgtgtgtttctgtgggaTGGAGGTTGTCTTCCTGATCACACTGACCCCTTCTCTCTGCAGAGACCCAAGAGTGGCTGGACGACTGGTCTGACTCAGAGGACGATGAGGAGGGGGACGAAGAGGAGGCTAAAGGAGGTGATGACGAAGAGAAGGCTAAAGGAGGTGATGACGAAGAGGAGGAATCTGAAGAAGAAAGTGACGAACAAGGTAAATGAGAAATATCCCTCTATTCTTTTCAGTGTATGTTTCTAACCCTACTTTATTCTGCTCTTCATGTATTCAAtggtgctgattggctgaaagctgtgttatatcagacaatATAAACTGAATGGTTCGagacctgaatgctgattggctgaaagccgtagtATATCTGAGAATGTACTTCTCCACTAGAGCAGTGAACAGGTTGCATCAAAGCCGAAGCCAAAAGCCTCTTATAGAAAGCCTCAAGGGACAGTGCTGTCTAAACACAATGTCAGTCGCAGTAGTGTTGACACCAGCAGTAACACTCTCTTCTGTGTGGTGTATGCGTTTACAGATGAGGAGGATCACCCACCAGTGCAGCCAGGTGAGGCGCTGGAAGACTTCCAGAGTCGTACAGAGCAATACTGGGTAGGCCAGGCCCGGGCCAACATGGGCCCAGAGGTTAAGGATACAAAGGTGCAGAAAGTGGGCATAGCCATGGCCAAGGTGTTCTATGAAGACCAGCAGTGAGCCAgggtgtatgtgcatgtgtatccgccttctttgtgtgtgtgagtgagagaatggGACAGGTGGGGAGTGATAGTTTGTCATAGGGAAGAATGAGGGTACtcatcagtgtttcccaactccagtcctcaagtacccccccccaacagcacacatttgtaTTGTAGCcacggacaagcacacctgattcaacttatcaactaatcatcaagacctcaatgagttgaatcaggttagtttgtttggggctacaacaaaaatgtacgcggttgggggtactcgaggactggagttgggaaccactaaTGAGTACCCTCATTCTTCCCTATGACACATTATTAGAGTTGGAAAACACTGCTTTAAACTGAAGAGGCCAATGAAATAATCTCTCTGCTTGGTGAACATTTTCTGCCCTCATAACCCCCCATGCCTTTGTACAGTAGGCCTAACTGTGCAAGAAAATATGCTGCTGTTTTGGCTGTTGGACTATACTGCAGTATGTATACTGTATCGTATTTGGAATTAGTTTCTAGTTTCATATCTTCAAGAAGATGGTAAGAAAATCCTTGTCATTGCTCACCCCCTTTGATTATTGTTTTCTAAACCAATTTGTCATTAAACATCCAACCATAATACTTCTGTAGTGTCTGTAGTCTTTTTAAAGGTGATGGCCAATTTGTTTAGTGTTGAAAATGGCTCAACTTGATAAGTACTGGTTGGTCTTTCCCTGGGTTTGTGTTGTATTGAAGATAAGAAGATTATGTTTTAGCCTTTAAAATAGGTTGTTGACTCAACTCTTGACATATTTGAACCACTCTACCCTTCTGACTTATACCAAAGCTTTGCCACAACATATACACCTATGTAGTACATTGGCTCTCCAACTGTTAACCTTGCACTGTGCAGCGGTCACACATGTAGTCAAACTCCCCCTGCTGTATGCTAAAAGTGAATTGTTCCTTCGTTTTAGCTCTACCTCTCCTCCAGACTCATCTTCTTATCTGacgatggagagaggaaggtataACGCAGAGGGAGGACGATTCAGCGACTGAGTGATTTGTGATTTGAAAAGGACAATAAATACTTTAGAATAGTAGTcaggtatcaatcaatcaaatgttttttttttaaagccctttttacatcagcagatgtcacaaagtgctatataggaacccagtctaaaaccccaaacaggaagcaatgcagatgtagaagcacggtggctaggaaaaactccctagaaagaaacctagagaggaaccaggctctgagggatggccagtcctcttctggctgtgcctgtgGAGATTATAGGAGTACATAGACAGCCATTAAGGCCAGATAATTCTTCAAGATAAGAGACGAGGGGCGAGGAAAGCAGTGCCTCCAAATGAAAGTTATCCCAGAGTGACCTATTTTCTCAGCCCTGAGAAGAATGAGGGATGAAGAGTGGAGAGATGAATAATAGATGGAGAGCAGATAGATGGATGAGGTTACTGGGATGCTGCAGACTGTCTCcaactctttctctcactcccttcTTCATTCGCCTTCAAccccatttaaaaaataaataaaaaatcctgtaAAAAGACAGATATAAATAactaaaaatatactttttttgggGCCCAGTGCTGCTGACGTGTCGGAGCACATGAAGTGTTATCTTCACAGACTCGTCAGTAGTCCCATGTGAGACTCATTCAGAGCGTATGGCTACTTCAGTGTTAGTTGTATAATTTCATACCCTGTTTTCTTGATCTTTTTGGTGTTCTCCTATTTGATAATAGCATATTAGGTGTTTTTAGACTGACTAGGTGCAATAATCATTCATTATCAACCCTTCTCCATGTTGTCGCACTGAAGCTGTTCCGGCCCAGTATTCTGACTCATAACATGCTAATACAGTTTCCAAGATAAGAAGTCAAATAATTCAATTTATAGccatttgtttgtgtgttttatgTGAGTAGTTGTGATACACCCAGCTGTCAGCTGGACAGATATTTGGTGAGTCCACGACAGACTGttacctctttctctacctcctctctacctcctccaatAGATTTAGAGAAATTACCCATCATCCTGTTCTAGTGGTGGGACACAGCTCAACTCCACACAGTGATTTCATTACAGTAATCTGGTGAAATTGGCTTAACTTCCCTTCAGACAATGAGCAGACAGGGAGGCAGTCAGAGACACGACAAGACAGACCGAGAACTGCACTGAGAAAAGGACAATGGTTCTGGAATCTGAGATAGGGGTTACTGGGAGTTGACAGGGGTACGACAATACTAGCAATACAACTAGGATATGTTCTTATGTACTTGTGCCATTATATACCAGCTAAGCTAAAGAATATAGTTTGTATGTAAGTTGCATCCTGCTGGTTTTGTTGTGTGGTCTTGCTGTCTGATGTAGCAACATGAaggccacacacacaaactaatgTCATTGACATGAAGCCTACAAGCTGCAGTTGTGTATTTGGAGTGTACCATTTGAAATCTATTCAGGGGGAAGACTTTTTTTTCTCTGGGTAATGGTAATGCAAGAGCATGGGAAATAAAGAAGAATAGAAAAGGATAGAGGAAGGGTTCACTTACAGTATATAGACTGAAATGGCACAGAGAGGGAAGACTGAGGGAAATGAAGGTGTGTCGAGCTTGATACACCattttcctctctcgctctctcgctctctcgctctctcgctctcgctctcgctctcgctctctctctctctctctctctctctctctctctctctctctctctctctctctctctctctctctctctctctctctctctctctctctctctctctctctctcatattgtgCAGATGGGTCCCAGGAGACAAACCCCGCCCTCATGTCTGACCACGCCCCTCATATGATGGAGGGGAATACTAAGTCAGGGTTGCCATGGTGACCCACCCTCCAATGCTGCAGTTTAAAGTAGCTGCTTGGTTTACTCCTGTGTCTTTGTTGTTCTTTGGTATCTAACATGTTGTTTACCTTAAACAATTTAACAATATGCAGTGTATACCTGCATACACACGCACATTCAATGAATTTTATCTCTGACATCTTAAATCCTTTTCATTATGGACAGAAGACCTGAGTAAAACCAGActtgaagaaagagggagaggacaaaGATTCAATAACCACAAACCAGGAGTTTTCTTTCAAACACTTTCATAATTTTCTCCACATAACTCAAAAACGAACAGACCCCCAAAATGTAAAGAAataaaagagaggagaagaaaagaaCTGGGCATGCTTGGGCATGCGATGGGCTCACAGGGTGATGGGTACTTCCAGTCGGAATGGTAGAAAAACCACAGGAGCAGGTAGATCAGCCAGTTGTCACCTCTGCACCTCTCAGTATCATCAACAGCCACTGGAACACTTTTCCATAGTTGTTCTTTGAATCAGTAAACCCTTTCCCATAATATGCCTTAACCCTGTAACGCTATCAGTCCAGTTTCCAACAGTACCTACGAACTCATGTAGTCAAGACTGGGGGAGCAAATGTTGTTGAAAAATAAAACTCCACACATTTGGCCCCAACTTTCATTCCTTCACAGTGGCAGACCTGTTTAACTTTGCTGGATAGAGAAACGGAGAGGCataggaggaagagaagagcgaGCACACACAGACTGGATGATCACTTACAGGAGGACCAGGAAAATCAGGGTGGAGTACAAGCCCCTTACAGACATGCGATAAAACATCTCAGTCTTTGAGTTAGTTAGCCagctatatataaaaaaaaaagcaaaACACTTCTCTTAGTTTGTCTGTTTTTTCTCTCTTGTTTTCATTGCATCTAAGATGTGGGCTTTGTCTTGGAGAAGCAGTGGGATGCAGTAGACTAGTAGCCTGTGTCTGGAtcttgtaatgtactgtaatgtactgtactgtagcgcAAGCCCAGGCTACCCTATGGAAGAGTCTGCTTCACAGAACAGTACTGGACAACATCTGGAAAGGTTCTGCTTGCTCAGGACTAAGAGCAACTTGGCAAAGCCTGTAAAGTACCACttttatttaaatgtaatttttttgcagccccccacccccccactccCCTCTTATACTGCTTCCAAAACTAGCCCTCTACTGCACATCGTTGCCCTCGGGCAACAGAACATATTTTTGCCCCTCAACCTCCCCATATTATGATAATATGTGATGACATGTCTGTAAACAATCCAATGAGGTGCAGAAGTTGGTATGATGTATCAACTGGGGGAGGGACCTTCTTTCAGGAGGCAGAGCAACCTGAGCATGTGGTGTGACTGAAGTGTACAATACATTTCATTCTTTTGCATGTTTAACTAGAGATTAAAAATATCTACTTGTGTAGGAACCTGTAAAGAAGCATATTTGATAGgttttgaacacacacacatatatatatatatatatatatatatatatatatatatatatatatatataaacaaataTAGTTTTCTTTTTGTTGCCTCAGGGCAACGTTGTGCAGTTAGGCTACTTTTCAGGGCAATATCATGCTCAATGAAAGACATGTAATTTGATGGATATGGATATTTTTGCCAAAATATACACTGACATTCACATGCAATGGACACAGCGACATTCTATGGGCGAAAGGATCCTAATGGAGCAGTTAGGATCACCCTCTGATATTGAGGACAGTGAGCTGGAGGACAGTGACAGCGAGGAAGAATCAGGTTTGAGAGGCAGTGAAATACTAGTTTATGCCCCCAACTTGTATTTCCTTATGAAAAGAGTGGGTTTTTTCTACTATGTTCCTCTTAATAAATGTTCTAAATATATCAGATTTTCCTTGTGGTTTTAGCAACAAAGAAATCTgggtggagggggagaaaagCCTAAATCTTCCCAAAAAATAGGATGGAATATTAGCAGTAGAGGGCTAGAGGAGACATTTATATTTTTCCCCAAAAAGGTTTATCTATACAAAACTAAAACATACATGAGCATGCATTTTCGATATTTTTTTCAACTTTATAAAACAAGGCAGTAGGCGTTTTTTCAGAAGTCTTGCAAATAGCACAAAAATATGATTTTTTTCTGTCTTGGTAAATAATTTGTTTTGAAAGCAGCAGTTTTAAACATAACAGTCTCTGAACTTGCACTAGGCCTCTTACACTAGGCCTCCAGACCAGGTGTGTGGGTTAAGATTTGGGTAAAAACCTTTAGACATgaaactgtagagagagaaaaagcgagagagagaaagagagagcgagagagagaattgcTCTGTAGGGGACAGAGGAGCAGATAGATGAGAACTGACATAATGTTATGCGTTAGTCCTCATATAAAGTTCAACCTGTGCGTTAAAGGCCAGAGAGACATTGAGAAAGTTTTTTGGAATGTCAATATTTTATATGAATATAGCTTATCATCATTCACATACCACGGTATGTGTGGGAGTATTGTACCTGTTGTGTACATGGTAttgtacaatgtgtgtgtgtgtgtttgagagttcTTTCCTTTAGATCATTTGTTCATTTTGTTGTATGTTGACTATAAAGAGAATCTTTCACATTAGAAGCCCTTTCAGACAGACTATTCCTACTCTGGTTGCAGACAGATTAGAGTTGATATACAGTAGTTCTTTGCACATGGCTCAATCTTGGTAACCCAAGTTGCTACATTTGCAACAGGTTTACTAATATAGATAGGTTTTATGGTGCTATAGTTGTTAGAGGCAATTTTGTGTTGGTCATCCCGGTTTTTCAGATTGTAAACATGTCCTGTTGCTAACTAGGATCTGTAGTTGCAAAAGTGTTTTTGTAGCCCTATTTTATTTAATCATATCTATTTTTCATGAAGCACCTGCTTGCCATGGACATTCTCTGGTCTATTTGGGGAAGTCTTGGTTAAGATGGCTGGTTGTAGGAATAGTGGAGCATGGTGGGGCATTAAATAAAAGGAGAGTTACATGAAACAAATAAAGGGGGTAACAGGATATGGCGTGATGTCATGAGGGGACTACCGGGAAGTCGGAGGAAGGGGGGATGAGAGACTGAATTAATAACTGGGAAGAGTAACAACGTgtcaggagggagagaagggggagggtttGGAGGGCAGTGGGTAGGACAGGGGTCCGTTTCCCATCCCTTTAACGTTGTATTACCTGGTTGGACAACACACCTGGGTTTAAATAGtacttgaaatctttcaaatactttcagcatttgctttagcctgcctcgACCACCAGGTAGGCAGGGTTTTGCACTTTTCAGACTTTTCTATTGTTTCCATTGCAACAGGCAAGCTCAATAAAGCACAGCTAAAGTATTTTAAATTATGTCAAATAGTTTTTGAACCCAGGTCAGGTGGACACAGCCATAACCAGACTAGATACATTATATCCTGTCTCATTCGACACAAGAAGTGCTCATCTGAGTCTACCATTCCAAACAAACTAAACCAAAAGAACATCAGCAATATTAACAGAGAAAAGGCAAGTAAGGAATAAAAAATGATTTAAATGAATATATCATACGTGTGCAAATAAGTTACAAACCTTTTTTAAACAATGCTTTAAGATGAAAAACAGGTAATGTCAGGGAGAGAAAgaatttacatatatatatatatatattttgcagaTCACTGCTTATCTGAAATCTGGGCATTGGGAACCAGCTTTATCCCCATATTGTTAATCCTCTTACTATACTCTTTACATAGTGTCAAATGGCCAAGGGCTGTATAGTTATGATAATACTCATAATATGTTATAATAATAGCATAGATAATAATAGGATTGAATAGGCAAtccatttttaaataaaaaagtgAATAAACAAAATTGCGACTCCAATGTTGAGCAAAATCACCATGACGACCAGAATTGAGCTGGAGCcctgtggaggagggagggagagaataaaACGTGTTAAttcagactacacacacacacacacacacacacacacacacacacacacacacacacacacacacacacacacacacacacacacacacacacacacacacacacacacacacacacagagctctacCTGTACACACACAAAAGCAAAGGCACAGCAAATGTGTACTTTATTTAATGTTGGTATTTAGGTTCATTTGAGAGATACTGCCTTTGCATGTACTGTAAATGAGTCTCTCAGTGTTATTGAGAGCCAG is a genomic window containing:
- the klhdc4 gene encoding kelch domain-containing protein 4 is translated as MGKKGKKEQKKVKGAEKTAAKMDKKISKRSKREEEDLAALIAEFQSLDAKKTTVVETACPPPSPRLNASLSAHPDKDELILFGGEFFNGKKTYLYNDLFFYNIKKNTWVKSDIPNPPPRRCAHQAVVVPQAGGQLWLFGGEFASPDGEQFYHYKDLWVLHLSTNTWEQIKVPGAPSGRSGHRMVLSKRQLLVFGGFHESARDFIYYNDVHAFSLDSFTWSRLSPSGNGPSPRSACQMTSTPDCSGVIIYGGYSKVKAKKDVEKGTIHSDMFLLKRDGKEEQEKWLWSRVSPSGSKPPARSGFSLAVGPTGRALLFGGVCDEEEDETLEGDFYNDLYLYDINKHRWFPAQLKGCKSEKKKRRRGKKGGETGEGSGQGQEEEGAAAQGPVEVIKEIVTEDGTVMTIKEIIPGTQAEEESEEEEEEEGEEGASAILVEPCARSSAMATVKYGKLYLYGGMFEVGDRQFTLNDLYCLDLHKMDQWEVLVEMDPKTQEWLDDWSDSEDDEEGDEEEAKGGDDEEKAKGGDDEEEESEEESDEQDEEDHPPVQPGEALEDFQSRTEQYWVGQARANMGPEVKDTKVQKVGIAMAKVFYEDQQ